CACGCCCGTCATGAAGGGCTTCCCGTCCTTGAAGGGGACGGTGCCGGAGAGGTAGAGCAGGTTCTGCACCGCCAGGTGCGAGACGAAGCGCGCGCCGCTGGGATTGACGCGGTACTGCTCCTCCAGGTTCCACAGGGACAACCCGAGCCCGCGCAGCCGCTCCTCGATGACCATGTCGCCCTCCTCGGCACGAGGCGCGTCGCGCCCCCGCGCCACGATTTCCCCAGCATGATGGGGTGGGGTCCGCGGATTGACAAGCAGAACCTCGAACCCGGCGCGCGTCCTGGCTCGCGATCCGCGTACGGCGCGTGCCGAGCCGGAGGGGCGGGCCGCGCCGAACCACGGTACGACCGGAATTACCAATAGTGGCCCTTTCTTACTTGACAAGACCGACTCCGGACGATACTCTCCAGCCCAGTCTTTGCAATCGAGTGCCGGCGCTCTCGCCGGTCGAGGCCGCGCAGGGGGGGGCAGCAATCGCGGCCTCACGACTCGAGGCGCGAGCCCGCAGGTGGGTCGGAGAAAGGAGCCGGGAGGGCGCGCAGATTCTCGTCGTCTACAGTCATCTGTCCGTGTGGCGGCCGGCGAATGACTCGCCGGCAGTTCCAAGAGTGGTGAACCACAAAACATGCTCAAGGGAGGATTCCGCATGCGCAAGCCGATCTTCACTGGAGTCGTGGCCGTAGCGGCATCGCTGGCGCTGGTGCCGCTGGCCATCGCTGACTCGACAGGCCTCGGGAACAGCAACGCCGCCGCCTCGGCGAGCTACTGGACGCCGGAGCGCTACGCCAGCGCGAAGCCGTACCCCTTGCCCAATCCGACCGGGCCGGTGTCGCAGGAAGCTCAGGCCGCTCCGTCCGGACCGTCCCACTCGGCACCGGGCCAGCCACCGACGGTGAAGGTGGCCCCCAACTACGCGAACGTGCTCTTCGTCCCGCGGGCGGCGGGTGTCGAGCCTCAGGCCTTCGGAACCTCCGGCGGCCTCTTCACGAGCGCCCGCCTGTCGCCCAACGCGGCGGCCATCCATGACACGAAGTACCCCAACAGCGTCAACGGCCAGCTCTTCTTCTCGGACGACGGGAGCAATTTCGTCTGCTCGGGCACCGTCGGCCGGTTCCGGATCGTCTTCACGGCCGGCCACTGCGTGAGCGACGGCCGCGGGCACTTCCACAGCGGGCGGAACTGGCGGTTCGTCCCGTCCATCCGCGGCGGCGTCGGGCCGTTCGGCACGTTCAACTGGGTCTTCGTGACCGTCGACAACCGCTGGCACTTCGGCGGGGGCGGCGTCCCGAACGCGGGGGACAACGCCTGGCTCGAGTTCGCCGACAAGGGCGGCGCCCGGATCGGCTCCATCACGGGATTCTCGGGCTTCTTCACGGGCGCCTTCAGCAACCACGTGACGGCGATCGGCTATCCGTGCAACCTCGACAACTGCTCGATCATGCACCGTAACGACGCCCAGGCGTTCCGCTTCACGTCCCCGAACTCCGTCGAGATCGGCTCGGACATGCGCGGCGGGGCGAGCGGCGGCGGCTGGTTCGAGAACTACGGCGAGGCCGCGGCCGGCCAGAACACGGCGTGCACGCAGTTCAACTGCCGCAACGCCTGGATCGCCTCCACCTCGTATGGTCCCATCAGCACGTCCCCGCAATACCTGGGGGCCTCGAGACCGGATGGGACGTGGTTCAACATCCTCAACGGCAGCAACGTGTGCGGTCGGCGCGCCGGGAACTGCTAGCGCGCGATCGCTGAGGAAGGTCACTCCGGTGGCGCCGGGCCTCCCGCCCGCGCCACCGGAGTCGTTTTCCGGACGTCGCATCATGAGCCGTCAAGCCGCAACGATCACGTTCCTCGTCGTCTTGCTTCTCCTTCGCTCGCCCGTGGCCGGAGCCCAGGCCCCCGCGACGGTGGAATGGGAGGCCGGCCGGCTCAGCGTCCGGGCCGAGAAGACGCCGCTCCATCACCTTCTCCAAGAGGTCGCCCGCCGGACTGGGCTCAGGCTACGCGGCACGGAGGCCCTCCGGCAGGAGGTGTGGGTCGGCTTCTCCGGCCTTCCCCTCCGGCAAGCGCTCCAGCGGCTCCTGGCCGGGGTGAGCCACGTCCTGATCGAGGAGCCGGCGCCCGACGGCGCGACCCGCTCTACGCTCGCGGTCCTCGGAGGGCGCGAGCGCGCCGGTCGCCAGCCAGCGGGCATGACGCCAGCGGAGGACGCCCGACTTCTCGACGACGAGCCGAGCGGACAGAAGATGGAGGCGGCGCTGACCGACGCCGACCCCGCCACGCGACGCTGGGCCGTCGAGTGGCTGCCCCAGATCGGAGACCAGTGGGCGTTCCACCATCTCCTCGAGGCCCTCAACGACGACGACGCCGGCGTCCGCGAGGCCGCCCTGGGCGGCCTCGGCCAGTACGGGCTGGCCGCGCTCGATCCGACCCTGATGCTCCTCCAGCGCGAGGCGAGCCCGGAGGTGCGCGTGGCCGCGCTCGGCGTGCTGGGGCAGCTGGGCGGGGAGAAGGTCGCCGGGATCCTGCGTGACATGCTTCGCGACCCCGATCCCCGCATCCGCACCGCGGCCGTGGAAGCAATGGCCTCCGCAGGCGGTCCCCTGGCGGCGGAAACCCTCAAGGCCGCGGCGGCGGATCAGGACGCCGACGTCCGGACCGCCGCCCTGGCCGCCCTGGGCATCCACGGTGACCCCGAGCGCGCGCTTCAAGAAGCGCTGGTCGACGGGGATGAGGAGGCCCAGGCGGTGGCCGCCGAGCTCGCCGGAACTCTGGGCCCCGGGGCCGGGAGGCCGGGCACCCCCGCGCGGTCTCGCTGAGTGGCTGCGCAGCACCCCGCGGAACTCGCGGGTCCGCGAGGCGCCGCCTCTCCGTATTTCCTGATCTGGCTCCTCGCCGCTCTGCTGCGCGGGGTTCACCTGTGGGAGCTCCGGGACACCCCCGTGTTCTCGATGCTGCTCGGCGACGCCCGGAGCTACGACACCTGGGCCCGGGAGATCGCCGCCGGCCACTGGCTGGGCGCCGGGGTCTTCTACCAGACGCCTCTCTATCCGTACTTCCTGGGCATCCTCTACGCCCTCACCGGTCGTGATCTCCTCGTCGTGCGCCTGGTCCAACTCGTCCTGGGCGCGACGTCCTGCGTCCTCCTGGCCCGGGCCGGCGAGGCGTTCTTCGGCCGCAGGGTCGGGATCGTCGCCGGCCTCCTGCTGGCGATCTATCCCACCGCGATCTTCTTCGACGGCCTGATCCAGAAGCCGGTCCTCGACCTCTTCTTCTTCACGCTCCTGCTCTTTCTCCTGGGACGGCTCTCCGAGGCGCCCCGTCCGTGGCGCTGGCTT
This region of Candidatus Methylomirabilota bacterium genomic DNA includes:
- a CDS encoding HEAT repeat domain-containing protein, with protein sequence MSRQAATITFLVVLLLLRSPVAGAQAPATVEWEAGRLSVRAEKTPLHHLLQEVARRTGLRLRGTEALRQEVWVGFSGLPLRQALQRLLAGVSHVLIEEPAPDGATRSTLAVLGGRERAGRQPAGMTPAEDARLLDDEPSGQKMEAALTDADPATRRWAVEWLPQIGDQWAFHHLLEALNDDDAGVREAALGGLGQYGLAALDPTLMLLQREASPEVRVAALGVLGQLGGEKVAGILRDMLRDPDPRIRTAAVEAMASAGGPLAAETLKAAAADQDADVRTAALAALGIHGDPERALQEALVDGDEEAQAVAAELAGTLGPGAGRPGTPARSR